Below is a window of 'Nostoc azollae' 0708 DNA.
GCTATTTCCCGACTTTTTAATAGAACAGTTGCGTGTCTCTGCCTATTACAGTGGATTAGGTCAATTTTGGCAAGTCATGGCTAATATATTTCTAACTTTATCAGACTGCTATGACCAAGGGAAAATTAAATCAATTCCTGAAGTTGTAAAATATATTAAAGCTGGTTTGGTAGCAGATGCTTTAAAACCAATTACATACAATGTAAAAATTAGGGATAAAGTCTATGAAATCATTCCCAAATCAGTCAGTTTAACCTTTCTTGCAGATACCGCAGTTCCTTATGTAGAAGCAGTTTTCTTCCGGGGAACTCCGTTTCTGGGTACAGTTTCCCTAAACGCGCAAGCATATCAAGTTCCCCCAGATCAATCTCGATTTCAATATGGTGCATTATATGCCGATCCTTTACCTATTGGCAGTGCGGGTATTCCTCCCACATTATTAATGCAAGATATGCGCCATTATTTACCAGAATATTTACATAATATTTATCGTCGCAGTCCTCGCGGAGAAGATGATTTGCGAGTGCAAATTTGTATGAGTTTCCAAAAGTCAATGTTTTGTGTAACTACTGCTGCAATTTTGG
It encodes the following:
- a CDS encoding CO2 hydration protein, translated to MLNMKNKPVNHPLVEYIQRLQTGQALLKDSPENVLEVVGILKSYGVVLDAYSKNLIYIAENQFLVNFPFFKYFDGEISIQKLFRHWWHDRINFEYAEYCMKTMMWHGGGGLDAYLDSQEFADICKVVINIKFKNNPFMLGIHQLFPDFLIEQLRVSAYYSGLGQFWQVMANIFLTLSDCYDQGKIKSIPEVVKYIKAGLVADALKPITYNVKIRDKVYEIIPKSVSLTFLADTAVPYVEAVFFRGTPFLGTVSLNAQAYQVPPDQSRFQYGALYADPLPIGSAGIPPTLLMQDMRHYLPEYLHNIYRRSPRGEDDLRVQICMSFQKSMFCVTTAAILGLLPYPMDTENQSEQNANRVYLEKWMDRLKTSQIMEVNK